A window of the Xenopus laevis strain J_2021 chromosome 9_10L, Xenopus_laevis_v10.1, whole genome shotgun sequence genome harbors these coding sequences:
- the LOC108700782 gene encoding SRC kinase signaling inhibitor 1 isoform X11 — MGNTPSQDSSRSGTHMISADDAEYPREYRTLGNGTRRFSNVGLVHTSERRHTVIAAQSLEALTGLQKSEMEMERKRDAFMDHLKNKYPQHALAIRGQQERIRDQLLQGASPLLLAGTSCNPDALMYRDTQENAVPVCLDNPSSTRSSRHNQNSQPGLADQAAKLSFASAESLETMSEAELPLGFNRMNRFRQSLPLSRSTSQTKLRSPGVLFLQYGDETRRVHITHEITSMDTLHALIVHMFQQKLTMGMLKSHNTAILIKDESRNVFYELEDVRDIQDRSIIKIYRKEPLYSSFPAPHITNGDVRREMMYSSRDSSPTCRLNTMSPASHLASGSPPPVLQSSSPARSRMSYSGGRPPSYAGSPVHHGERISGLPPAQGVSPSPSAILERRDVKPDEDLTNKNVVLVKNEGLYADPYGMVHEGRLSITSTQSLAGLGDPFSYPGGLYKRGSVRSLSTYSAAGLQTDLEDGMYKPNSHIYGETYGTGLGFRMPPSSPQKVSDGRLVDVQQSQGPHSPYSGPSSRSSPVRQTFRKDSSSSVFIDSPVSKQRNHSSSSGNNEIFPGPGERPLSGFGSPVPAKDSETRDRMEAMEKQIASLTGLVQSALMRGSDSDIPGEKPESVNGGAASTSATGQQCAGTPLSTPTAGSSSTPADQSKAINRLHMQLHLQDLQHNASELRNQLQQLKKLQLQNQEAVRTMLKRTETEISVRVTDSMRKQEDPLQRQRAMVEEERLKYLNEEELITHQLNDLEKSVEKIKKDLTHHRHLISVQELEEKAMVLRQLGETLTELKAQFPSLQSKMRVVLRVEVEAVKFLKEEPHRLDGLLKRCKTMTDTLAHIRKQLDEGVWNTPENLHNQSTKQITSDSNFPKSTVFELPSSPPTNFHEAQSQSWESMCHSEGTNINPTKGEMVTVKTQTVPETQSKRVGAEKSVSVEAAERDWEEKRAALTQYSAKDINRLLEETQAELMKAIPDLDFAAKHKTTGSAPSTPEHRISKPQPAQKLITKIDPNGRRGSDELTVPRYRTEKPSKSPPPPPPRRSFPSSHGLTTTRTGEVIVTSKKEAGLIKKSESEELETQKPQVKLRRTVSEVVRPASTPPIIASGIKDDDDEDRIIAELEVFQRSSGSLFIPHFHGDHTSQVLPHPAHLWSNGATVTSRGWQSGGVSIPPMKMVNPVGSRLKGTQQTSGDKSNKHSKQRMEYMRIQGHQQAARQSKDAAGVNETNQGSDKSAPSRTSIPVLTSFGTRNSSISF, encoded by the exons TTGCTCCAAGGTGCTTCACCTCTCCTGCTTGCAGGGACTTCATGCAACCCTGATGCCTTGATGTATAGGGATACACAGGAGAATGCTGTGCCTGTGTGTCTAGATAATCCATCATCG ACAAGGAGTTCCCGACATAACCAGAACTCTCAGCCTGGTCTTGCGGACCAAGCCGCCAAATTGTCCTTTGCCTCTGCCGAATCACTGGAGACCATGTCGGAAGCTGAGTTGCCACTCGGATTCAACAGGATGAACCGATTCCGTCAGAGTCTACCTCTCTCGCGCTCCACCAGCCAAACCAAACTGCGCTCACCAG GTGTCCTGTTTTTACAATATGGGGATGAAACAAGGCGTGTGCATATCACCCATGAAATCACCAGCATGGACACTCTACACGCACTCATTGTGCACATGTTCCAGCAGAAGCTCACCATGGGAATGCTTAAATCCCATAACACGGCCATACTCATTAAGGACGAGTCCCGCAATGTCTTTTATGAACTGGAGGATGTCAG AGACATCCAGGACAGAAGTATTATAAAGATCTACAGGAAGGAGCCCCTTTATTCCTCGTTTCCTGCTCCTCATATTACCAACGGGGATGTGAGA agagAGATGATGTACAGCTCCAGAGATTCCTCTCCAACATGTCGTTTGAACACCATGTCTCCTGCTTCCCATTTGGCTTCAGGGTCTCCACCTCCTGTGCTCCAGTCCTCGTCCCCGGCTCGTTCTCGTATGTCCTACAGTGGTGGAAGACCCCCCTCTTATGCAGGCAGTCCAGTGCACCATGGAGAGAGAATATCTGGTCTACCCCCTGCTCAGGGGGTCTCCCCCAGCCCTAGTGCCATTTTGGAAAGAAGGGACGTCAAGCCAGACGAGGATCTTACTAACAAGAATGTGGTACTTGTGAAAAACGAGGGGCTTTATGCAGATCCCTATGGAATGGTTCATGAAGGCAGACTTAGCATTACTTCTACCCAGTCCCTTGCTGGTTTAGGAGACCCCTTCTCATACCCTGGGGGGCTGTACAAGCGAGGGTCAGTGCGGTCACTAAGCACATACTCAGCTGCTGGTCTTCAAACAGACCTAGAAGATGGAATGTATAAACCTAACTCTCATATTTATGGAGAAACCTATGGGACTGGGCTGGGTTTCAGAATGCCACCATCTTCCCCACAAAAAGTATCTGATGGAAGGTTGGTAGATGTCCAGCAGAGTCAGGGTCCACACAGTCCTTACTCAGGACCCTCCAGCCGATCTTCTCCTGTACGTCAGACCTTTCGCAAAGACTCTTCCTCATCAGTATTCATAGACAGTCCTGTTAGTAAGCAAAGAAACCACAGCTCTTCCTCCGGTAACAATGAAATATTCCCAGGACCTGGTGAAAGACCTCTCTCTGGGTTTGGATCTCCAGTTCCTGCTAAGGATTCAGAAACAAG AGATAGAATGGAAGCAATGGAGAAGCAGATTGCCAGTCTAACAGGGCTTGTCCAGAGCGCTCTCATGCGGGGATCTGATAGTGACATTCCAGG TGAGAAGCCTGAGTCAGTTAATGGGGGAGCAGCAAGTACATCAG CTACTGGTCAGCAATGTGCAGGGACCCCATTGTCCACACCCACAGCGGGGTCCAGCAGCACCCCAGCAGACCAGAGCAAGGCCATCAACCGCCTACACATGCAACTGCACCTCCAAGATCTCCAGCACAATGCCAGTGAGCTGAGAAACCAACTGCAGCAACTGAAGAAACTGCAG CTCCAGAACCAAGAAGCAGTAAGGACCATGCTGAAGCGGACTGAGACTGAAATCAGCGTGAGAGTGACAGACTCCATGCGCAAGCAAGAAGACCCATTACAGAGACAGCGGGCGATGGTGGAGGAGGAGAGGCTAAAATATCTGAATGAGGAGGAACTCATCACTCACCAGCTCAA TGACCTGGAAAAGTCGGTGGAGAAAATAAAGAAGGATCTGACGCACCACCGCCACCTGATCTCCGTGCAGGAGCTGGAAGAGAAAGCGATGGTCTTGAGGCAGCTTGGGGAGACACTGACTGAACTGAAAG CTCAGTTCCCAAGCCTACAGAGTAAAATGCGTGTGGTTTTGCGCGTGGAGGTGGAAGCTGTGAAATTCCTGAAGGAGGAGCCTCACCGTCTCGATGGACTGTTGAAAAGATGCAAGACTATGACCGACACTCTTGCTCATATCCGCAA ACAATTAGATGAAGGAGTTTGGAACACCCCAGAGAACCTACACAATCAGTCCACAAAACAAATTACATCTGATAGCAATTTCCCAAAGAGCACAGTGTTTGAGCTGCCATCCAGCCCTCCAACCAACTTCCATGAAGCTCAAAGCCAAAGCTGGGAGTCCATGTGTCACAGCGAAGGCACCAACATCAACCCCACTAAGGGGGAGATGGTGACTGTGAAGACCCAGACTGTCCCGGAGACACAGAGCAAGAGGGTTGGAGCAGAGAAATCGGTGTCAGTGGAG GCAGCCGAACGAGACTGGGAGGAGAAGCGAGCGGCACTGACTCAGTACAGTGCCAAGGATATCAATCGTCTACTGGAAGAAACCCAGGCAGAGTTAATGAAAGCTATACCTGACCTGGACTTTGCAGCCAAACACAAAACTACCGGAAGTGCACCCTCCACCCCAGAACACAGAATCAGCAAACCGCAACCGGCACAGAAGCTCATCACCAAGATAGACCCCAATGGGCGGAGAGGCTCTG ACGAGCTGACAGTGCCCAGGTACCGCACAGAGAAGCCATCAAAATCACCTCCACCCCCTCCTCCACGTCGCAGCTTCCCTTCTTCCCACGGACTCACCACCACTAGGACAGGAGAAGTGATTGTCACCAGCAAGAAGGAGGCAGGACTTATCAAG AAGTCAGAATCTGAAGAACTGGAGACCCAAAAGCCTCAGGTGAAGCTGCGCCGGACTGTGTCAGAAGTTGTCCGCCCTGCCTCTACCCCACCAATCATTGCCTCTGGTATTAAGGATGATGATGACGAAGATAGGATTATTGCAGAACTGGAG GTGTTTCAGAGAAGCTCTGGCTCCCTGTTTATCCCTCATTTCCATGGTGACCACACATCCCAAGTGTTGCCACATCCAGCACATCTGTGGTCTAATGGGGCCACAGTAACTTCCAGAGGATGGCAG AGTGGAGGTGTATCTATTCCTCCCATGAAGATGGTAAACCCAGTGGGTTCCCGGCTTAAAGGCACCCAGCAGACCAGCGGAGACAAGAGTAACAAGCACTCCAAGCAGAGGATGGAGTACATGAGGATCCAGGGCCACCAGCAG GCTGCTAGACAATCTAAAGATGCTGCTGGTGTGAATGAGACTAACCAGGGTTCCGATAAATCTGCACCTTCTCGAACCTCTATTCCTGTACTTACCTCTTTTGGTACAAGGAACTCCTCTATATCCTTCTAA
- the LOC108700782 gene encoding SRC kinase signaling inhibitor 1 isoform X4 → MGNTPSQDSSRSGTHMISADDAEYPREYRTLGNGTRRFSNVGLVHTSERRHTVIAAQSLEALTGLQKSEMEMERKRDAFMDHLKNKYPQHALAIRGQQERIRDQLLQGASPLLLAGTSCNPDALMYRDTQENAVPVCLDNPSSQPNYWSFKTRSSRHNQNSQPGLADQAAKLSFASAESLETMSEAELPLGFNRMNRFRQSLPLSRSTSQTKLRSPGVLFLQYGDETRRVHITHEITSMDTLHALIVHMFQQKLTMGMLKSHNTAILIKDESRNVFYELEDVRDIQDRSIIKIYRKEPLYSSFPAPHITNGDVRREMMYSSRDSSPTCRLNTMSPASHLASGSPPPVLQSSSPARSRMSYSGGRPPSYAGSPVHHGERISGLPPAQGVSPSPSAILERRDVKPDEDLTNKNVVLVKNEGLYADPYGMVHEGRLSITSTQSLAGLGDPFSYPGGLYKRGSVRSLSTYSAAGLQTDLEDGMYKPNSHIYGETYGTGLGFRMPPSSPQKVSDGRLVDVQQSQGPHSPYSGPSSRSSPVRQTFRKDSSSSVFIDSPVSKQRNHSSSSGNNEIFPGPGERPLSGFGSPVPAKDSETRDRMEAMEKQIASLTGLVQSALMRGSDSDIPGEKPESVNGGAASTSATGQQCAGTPLSTPTAGSSSTPADQSKAINRLHMQLHLQDLQHNASELRNQLQQLKKLQLQNQEAVRTMLKRTETEISVRVTDSMRKQEDPLQRQRAMVEEERLKYLNEEELITHQLNDLEKSVEKIKKDLTHHRHLISVQELEEKAMVLRQLGETLTELKAQFPSLQSKMRVVLRVEVEAVKFLKEEPHRLDGLLKRCKTMTDTLAHIRKQLDEGVWNTPENLHNQSTKQITSDSNFPKSTVFELPSSPPTNFHEAQSQSWESMCHSEGTNINPTKGEMVTVKTQTVPETQSKRVGAEKSVSVEAAERDWEEKRAALTQYSAKDINRLLEETQAELMKAIPDLDFAAKHKTTGSAPSTPEHRISKPQPAQKLITKIDPNGRRGSDELTVPRYRTEKPSKSPPPPPPRRSFPSSHGLTTTRTGEVIVTSKKEAGLIKKSESEELETQKPQVKLRRTVSEVVRPASTPPIIASGIKDDDDEDRIIAELEVFQRSSGSLFIPHFHGDHTSQVLPHPAHLWSNGATVTSRGWQAAESDQTDQGPQSTMATSHRRSSAHNLQELSVPPSVNRKFSLPQIILTEWTSNPPSPTNEGDGLSNKADSWTAGNCNSLVETETNRMSPSYLGSKDLSAGFHLSNLASDTHMSVSDSGLNLKGPEEGLHEMSHKDSKTEEREEIIGFIIINDNIVSLTTEDKNKLMKSGEVNDMTVKHIGEVNGNILAEQLDDKADGKPVLVLFEKPVVLEETYKGLWNLTRSWQPSEGYAEVQHTLVTSELTKDEFDESVAQMQSFQEPIEINNEELQRMTKPFVPVPRPRHIQGKDSKCQSPKLNSIDLSKVNNKALLEDFHSGSKLRVIDVQKMIHSASENTGHSHIIPMQEQDRLATDGSCVEWRSMDICRSTYKRLDSLEESIRELELTINEIGVQQPMEFTQHASAECRQQSYEPQKETGKGQPNMQSGNEPLQALPRAEDGIQVSSPIRTKPPLLPKPQIPKSGGVSIPPMKMVNPVGSRLKGTQQTSGDKSNKHSKQRMEYMRIQGHQQAARQSKDAAGVNETNQGSDKSAPSRTSIPVLTSFGTRNSSISF, encoded by the exons TTGCTCCAAGGTGCTTCACCTCTCCTGCTTGCAGGGACTTCATGCAACCCTGATGCCTTGATGTATAGGGATACACAGGAGAATGCTGTGCCTGTGTGTCTAGATAATCCATCATCG CAACCCAACTACTGGAGCTTTAAG ACAAGGAGTTCCCGACATAACCAGAACTCTCAGCCTGGTCTTGCGGACCAAGCCGCCAAATTGTCCTTTGCCTCTGCCGAATCACTGGAGACCATGTCGGAAGCTGAGTTGCCACTCGGATTCAACAGGATGAACCGATTCCGTCAGAGTCTACCTCTCTCGCGCTCCACCAGCCAAACCAAACTGCGCTCACCAG GTGTCCTGTTTTTACAATATGGGGATGAAACAAGGCGTGTGCATATCACCCATGAAATCACCAGCATGGACACTCTACACGCACTCATTGTGCACATGTTCCAGCAGAAGCTCACCATGGGAATGCTTAAATCCCATAACACGGCCATACTCATTAAGGACGAGTCCCGCAATGTCTTTTATGAACTGGAGGATGTCAG AGACATCCAGGACAGAAGTATTATAAAGATCTACAGGAAGGAGCCCCTTTATTCCTCGTTTCCTGCTCCTCATATTACCAACGGGGATGTGAGA agagAGATGATGTACAGCTCCAGAGATTCCTCTCCAACATGTCGTTTGAACACCATGTCTCCTGCTTCCCATTTGGCTTCAGGGTCTCCACCTCCTGTGCTCCAGTCCTCGTCCCCGGCTCGTTCTCGTATGTCCTACAGTGGTGGAAGACCCCCCTCTTATGCAGGCAGTCCAGTGCACCATGGAGAGAGAATATCTGGTCTACCCCCTGCTCAGGGGGTCTCCCCCAGCCCTAGTGCCATTTTGGAAAGAAGGGACGTCAAGCCAGACGAGGATCTTACTAACAAGAATGTGGTACTTGTGAAAAACGAGGGGCTTTATGCAGATCCCTATGGAATGGTTCATGAAGGCAGACTTAGCATTACTTCTACCCAGTCCCTTGCTGGTTTAGGAGACCCCTTCTCATACCCTGGGGGGCTGTACAAGCGAGGGTCAGTGCGGTCACTAAGCACATACTCAGCTGCTGGTCTTCAAACAGACCTAGAAGATGGAATGTATAAACCTAACTCTCATATTTATGGAGAAACCTATGGGACTGGGCTGGGTTTCAGAATGCCACCATCTTCCCCACAAAAAGTATCTGATGGAAGGTTGGTAGATGTCCAGCAGAGTCAGGGTCCACACAGTCCTTACTCAGGACCCTCCAGCCGATCTTCTCCTGTACGTCAGACCTTTCGCAAAGACTCTTCCTCATCAGTATTCATAGACAGTCCTGTTAGTAAGCAAAGAAACCACAGCTCTTCCTCCGGTAACAATGAAATATTCCCAGGACCTGGTGAAAGACCTCTCTCTGGGTTTGGATCTCCAGTTCCTGCTAAGGATTCAGAAACAAG AGATAGAATGGAAGCAATGGAGAAGCAGATTGCCAGTCTAACAGGGCTTGTCCAGAGCGCTCTCATGCGGGGATCTGATAGTGACATTCCAGG TGAGAAGCCTGAGTCAGTTAATGGGGGAGCAGCAAGTACATCAG CTACTGGTCAGCAATGTGCAGGGACCCCATTGTCCACACCCACAGCGGGGTCCAGCAGCACCCCAGCAGACCAGAGCAAGGCCATCAACCGCCTACACATGCAACTGCACCTCCAAGATCTCCAGCACAATGCCAGTGAGCTGAGAAACCAACTGCAGCAACTGAAGAAACTGCAG CTCCAGAACCAAGAAGCAGTAAGGACCATGCTGAAGCGGACTGAGACTGAAATCAGCGTGAGAGTGACAGACTCCATGCGCAAGCAAGAAGACCCATTACAGAGACAGCGGGCGATGGTGGAGGAGGAGAGGCTAAAATATCTGAATGAGGAGGAACTCATCACTCACCAGCTCAA TGACCTGGAAAAGTCGGTGGAGAAAATAAAGAAGGATCTGACGCACCACCGCCACCTGATCTCCGTGCAGGAGCTGGAAGAGAAAGCGATGGTCTTGAGGCAGCTTGGGGAGACACTGACTGAACTGAAAG CTCAGTTCCCAAGCCTACAGAGTAAAATGCGTGTGGTTTTGCGCGTGGAGGTGGAAGCTGTGAAATTCCTGAAGGAGGAGCCTCACCGTCTCGATGGACTGTTGAAAAGATGCAAGACTATGACCGACACTCTTGCTCATATCCGCAA ACAATTAGATGAAGGAGTTTGGAACACCCCAGAGAACCTACACAATCAGTCCACAAAACAAATTACATCTGATAGCAATTTCCCAAAGAGCACAGTGTTTGAGCTGCCATCCAGCCCTCCAACCAACTTCCATGAAGCTCAAAGCCAAAGCTGGGAGTCCATGTGTCACAGCGAAGGCACCAACATCAACCCCACTAAGGGGGAGATGGTGACTGTGAAGACCCAGACTGTCCCGGAGACACAGAGCAAGAGGGTTGGAGCAGAGAAATCGGTGTCAGTGGAG GCAGCCGAACGAGACTGGGAGGAGAAGCGAGCGGCACTGACTCAGTACAGTGCCAAGGATATCAATCGTCTACTGGAAGAAACCCAGGCAGAGTTAATGAAAGCTATACCTGACCTGGACTTTGCAGCCAAACACAAAACTACCGGAAGTGCACCCTCCACCCCAGAACACAGAATCAGCAAACCGCAACCGGCACAGAAGCTCATCACCAAGATAGACCCCAATGGGCGGAGAGGCTCTG ACGAGCTGACAGTGCCCAGGTACCGCACAGAGAAGCCATCAAAATCACCTCCACCCCCTCCTCCACGTCGCAGCTTCCCTTCTTCCCACGGACTCACCACCACTAGGACAGGAGAAGTGATTGTCACCAGCAAGAAGGAGGCAGGACTTATCAAG AAGTCAGAATCTGAAGAACTGGAGACCCAAAAGCCTCAGGTGAAGCTGCGCCGGACTGTGTCAGAAGTTGTCCGCCCTGCCTCTACCCCACCAATCATTGCCTCTGGTATTAAGGATGATGATGACGAAGATAGGATTATTGCAGAACTGGAG GTGTTTCAGAGAAGCTCTGGCTCCCTGTTTATCCCTCATTTCCATGGTGACCACACATCCCAAGTGTTGCCACATCCAGCACATCTGTGGTCTAATGGGGCCACAGTAACTTCCAGAGGATGGCAG GCTGCAGAATCTGATCAGACAGATCAAGGACCACAGAGCACAATGGCCACATCCCACCGACGTTCCTCAGCTCATAATCTCCAG GAATTGTCTGTCCCTCCTTCAGTCAACAGAAAGTTCTCTCTTCCTCAGATAATCCTCACAGAATGGACTTCCAACCCACCTTCGCCTACAAATGAGGGTGATGGCCTTTCTAATAAGGCTGATTCTTGGACAGCAGGAAATTGTAACTCATTAGTGGAAACAGAGACTAATCGAATGAGTCCAAGTTACTTAGGGTCCAAGGATTTAtctgctgggtttcatttgagcAATTTAGCTTCAGACACTCACATGTCTGTCTCAGATTCTGGCTtaaatcttaaaggaccagaagAGGGTCTTCATGAGATGTCTCACAAGGACAGCAAGACTGAGGAGAGAGAAGAAATTATaggttttattataataaatgacaaTATTGTGTCTTTAACCACTGAAGATAAGAATAAACTGATGAAAAGTGGTGAGGTAAATGATATGACTGTAAAACATATTGGGGAAGTCAATGGAAACATTTTAGCGGAGCAACTGGATGACAAGGCAGATGGCAAGCCTGTCCTTGTACTCTTTGAAAAACCAGTGGTGCTTGAAGAAACTTACAAAGGATTATGGAACCTAACAAGGTCCTGGCAACCTTCTGAAGGATATGCAGAGGTTCAGCACACACTGGTGACTTCAGAACTGACAAAAGATGAATTTGATGAGAGCGTGGCTCAAATGCAATCATTTCAAGAGCCCATAGAGATAAATAATGAGGAGCTCCAAAGAATGACAAAGCCATTTGTCCCAGTGCCAAGACCGAGACACATTCAAGGAAAAGACTCAAAATGTCAAAGCCCCAAGCTCAATAGCATAGACCTATCAAAGGTAAACAACAAGGCATTGCTGGAAGACTTTCACTCAGGTTCAAAGTTGAGAGTTATTGACGTTCAGAAAATGATACATTCTGCATCAGAAAACACAGGCCACTCCCATATTATTCCAATGCAAGAACAGGACAGGTTGGCAACAGATGGAAGTTGTGTGGAATGGAGAAGCATGGACATATGCAGGAGCACCTACAAGAGGTTGGACAGTCTGGAGGAAAGCATCAGAGAGCTTGAGCTCACCATAAATGAAATTGGCGTACAGCAGCCTATGGAGTTTACACAACATGCATCTGCTGAGTGTCGTCAACAGTCTTATGAGCCTCAAAAGGAGACAGGGAAAGGTCAACCAAATATGCAGAGTGGGAACGAACCTCTTCAGGCTTTACCAAGAGCAGAAGATGGAATACAAGTTAGCTCTCCAATCAGAACTAAACCTCCATTGCTGCCCAAGCCTCAGATCCCTAAG AGTGGAGGTGTATCTATTCCTCCCATGAAGATGGTAAACCCAGTGGGTTCCCGGCTTAAAGGCACCCAGCAGACCAGCGGAGACAAGAGTAACAAGCACTCCAAGCAGAGGATGGAGTACATGAGGATCCAGGGCCACCAGCAG GCTGCTAGACAATCTAAAGATGCTGCTGGTGTGAATGAGACTAACCAGGGTTCCGATAAATCTGCACCTTCTCGAACCTCTATTCCTGTACTTACCTCTTTTGGTACAAGGAACTCCTCTATATCCTTCTAA